Proteins from a single region of Luteolibacter sp. Y139:
- a CDS encoding protein-tyrosine phosphatase family protein, producing MEFPIRDRSVPEDLTAFLALLDRIAGLLHRPTTVVAIHCAAGVGRTGTVAVSLLIRIGLAPDDALAVIEHAGSEPETTRQLAFARAVEPLSSNQLADILSPAANLGAMNPGEL from the coding sequence ATAGAGTTCCCCATTCGTGACCGCTCGGTCCCAGAGGATCTAACTGCGTTCCTGGCCCTTCTGGACCGAATAGCCGGGTTGCTCCACCGGCCGACAACCGTCGTGGCGATCCACTGCGCCGCCGGAGTCGGGAGAACGGGAACGGTTGCGGTCTCGCTACTCATTCGGATCGGTCTAGCGCCCGATGACGCCCTGGCAGTGATCGAGCATGCTGGCAGTGAGCCGGAGACCACGCGCCAATTGGCATTCGCCAGAGCGGTCGAACCGCTTTCCTCAAACCAACTGGCGGACATCCTTTCACCCGCCGCAAATCTTGGCGCAATGAACCCCGGTGAACTATAG
- a CDS encoding AIPR family protein, producing MILEQFAENYRQQVFARCAGNEDGQMREEAFTEEMLEDLTEAGEISEAETCYYRSDARGQAPATKLNAYCFAGDGVTLDLFVCIYDDDAAIHTVTAAEVLRHFKLARGFLQRSMDGFYTLLEESHEVFDVARRIHELRDSLSTVRIYLLTNGIAKVPKGERFDEAAGVLGDIELKPILWDLAKIHQFHESGRQREAIELDFSNEPGGGIPCLGQGEAREEYRTFLAFFPGATLARIYGDFGPRLLERNVRAFLQVKGKVNAGIQQTISETPHRFLAYNNGISATAQAVVLEEVRSGLYVLRSATDFQIVNGGQTTAGIYHAWKKEKADISGVVVQVKLTQAKDAKVLEELVPLISLYANSQNKVNTADFSANGPFHQKLENLSRTTPALGSDGMQRGTYWYYERARGSYLDDKARAGTPAKIEQWQKQHPMTQKFTKTDLAKYENSWDELPHLVSRGAEKNFAHWTSDREDNGWPVVDEIYFKRLVAKAILFRRTEQIVSKQDYPGYRANIVTYSIAWLARSTGHRIDLDEIWRLQGVSSNLVQAIDSVAYSAREHITKPPGGRNITEWCKKEECWNDFRSALIDLPKGLAIEFSDLPLDAPRTGGERLEERWEAVRIHFTECRKPIGEVALKAGTPWPSGRWQHAVCDYAKLNWSQIRAKRSFATSKQRALVATLEWAFSNEMA from the coding sequence ATGATCTTGGAACAATTCGCCGAAAATTATCGCCAGCAAGTTTTCGCCCGTTGTGCCGGGAATGAAGACGGCCAGATGCGTGAGGAGGCCTTCACTGAGGAAATGTTGGAGGATCTAACGGAAGCTGGCGAGATTTCCGAGGCGGAGACATGCTACTATCGATCGGATGCGCGGGGGCAAGCTCCGGCCACCAAACTGAACGCATACTGCTTTGCCGGGGATGGGGTGACGCTCGATCTTTTCGTCTGCATCTACGACGACGACGCGGCAATACACACGGTAACGGCGGCGGAGGTGCTTAGGCATTTCAAGCTGGCGAGAGGCTTTCTCCAGAGGTCAATGGATGGCTTTTACACCCTGCTGGAGGAGTCCCACGAGGTATTCGATGTCGCGAGGAGAATCCATGAGTTGCGCGACTCTCTCAGTACCGTCCGGATCTATTTGCTTACCAACGGCATCGCGAAGGTTCCGAAAGGCGAGCGTTTCGATGAGGCGGCAGGAGTTCTCGGGGATATCGAATTGAAGCCGATCCTCTGGGATCTGGCGAAAATCCATCAATTCCACGAATCAGGAAGGCAGCGTGAGGCGATTGAACTGGATTTTTCGAATGAGCCGGGCGGCGGGATACCCTGCTTGGGTCAAGGCGAGGCGCGCGAGGAATACCGCACCTTCTTGGCGTTCTTCCCGGGCGCGACGTTGGCGCGGATCTACGGCGACTTCGGGCCGCGCCTGTTGGAACGGAACGTCCGCGCCTTCCTCCAAGTGAAAGGTAAGGTCAACGCGGGAATCCAGCAAACGATCTCCGAGACGCCGCATCGTTTTCTCGCTTACAACAACGGTATTTCCGCTACCGCCCAAGCAGTTGTATTGGAGGAGGTGCGCAGCGGGTTGTACGTGCTTCGCTCTGCCACGGATTTCCAGATCGTGAACGGCGGACAAACCACGGCCGGGATCTACCATGCGTGGAAGAAAGAGAAGGCTGACATCTCAGGTGTGGTGGTCCAGGTCAAGCTGACGCAAGCGAAGGATGCGAAGGTCCTTGAAGAGCTCGTTCCCTTGATCTCACTGTATGCGAACAGCCAGAACAAGGTCAACACGGCGGACTTTTCCGCCAACGGGCCATTTCATCAAAAGCTGGAGAATCTGTCCCGGACTACGCCAGCTCTGGGTTCGGACGGGATGCAGCGGGGCACCTACTGGTATTACGAGCGAGCGAGAGGTTCTTACTTGGATGACAAGGCACGTGCGGGAACTCCTGCAAAGATCGAGCAGTGGCAGAAGCAGCATCCAATGACTCAGAAGTTTACCAAAACAGACTTGGCGAAATATGAGAACTCTTGGGATGAGTTGCCGCACTTGGTTAGTCGTGGGGCAGAGAAGAACTTCGCCCACTGGACTTCCGACCGTGAGGACAACGGATGGCCAGTAGTCGACGAAATCTATTTCAAGCGGTTAGTGGCTAAAGCGATCCTATTCCGTCGAACTGAGCAGATTGTGAGCAAGCAGGATTATCCGGGATATCGGGCGAACATCGTGACCTATTCAATCGCTTGGCTCGCGAGAAGCACCGGTCATCGAATTGATTTGGATGAGATCTGGAGGCTTCAGGGGGTCTCCAGCAACCTCGTTCAGGCGATCGATAGTGTGGCTTACTCCGCGAGAGAACATATCACAAAACCTCCAGGTGGGCGCAATATCACGGAGTGGTGCAAGAAGGAAGAGTGTTGGAATGACTTCCGTTCGGCGCTCATTGACCTGCCCAAAGGACTCGCCATCGAGTTCTCCGATCTGCCGCTGGACGCGCCGCGAACCGGGGGAGAACGGCTCGAGGAGCGGTGGGAAGCAGTTCGTATTCACTTCACCGAATGCAGGAAGCCGATTGGCGAGGTCGCTTTGAAAGCGGGGACGCCTTGGCCTAGCGGGCGGTGGCAACATGCGGTCTGTGATTATGCAAAGCTGAATTGGTCTCAAATCCGGGCGAAGCGTTCATTTGCCACTTCGAAGCAGCGGGCGCTCGTAGCGACGCTCGAATGGGCATTCAGCAATGAAATGGCTTAG
- a CDS encoding PD-(D/E)XK motif protein has product MKIENLWPQLESARANASKGRKASGWVLRQIRPSAACPLHAGVELMSGQRGLLLRVEPSLVPSKRHWPNCRGLEIVSSPQGTELLFGVMMKESRHSDMFSALAEDLARRVSQAPVSEGKISALLGGLARWQKFLASKAEGLSPEARRGLWAELHFLGCELVPACGPERSVAAWQGPTGAAQDFLIGGGAIEIKATSGKPPFVVTVSSERQLDSQGLSRLFLRHYALAEREGAGEPLPVTVAKLRALLAGTAAAELFEDRLLQAGYLDVHAPLYETTGWIARGCSDFAVKKGFPRIVEKDLPPGVGSLRYALALAACEPYAVTAEVLRRAIKSPPLPKHHK; this is encoded by the coding sequence ATGAAGATCGAAAACCTTTGGCCACAGCTGGAATCGGCACGCGCGAACGCCTCGAAGGGCCGCAAGGCTTCTGGTTGGGTGCTTCGGCAGATCCGCCCGTCGGCCGCTTGCCCCCTCCATGCCGGGGTCGAGCTGATGTCCGGGCAACGGGGGCTACTTTTGCGGGTGGAGCCATCGCTGGTGCCTTCGAAGCGACATTGGCCGAATTGCAGGGGACTTGAGATCGTATCCTCGCCGCAGGGAACCGAGTTGCTGTTCGGCGTGATGATGAAGGAGTCCCGTCATTCAGACATGTTTTCCGCTTTGGCCGAGGACCTAGCTAGGAGAGTCTCCCAGGCACCAGTATCGGAGGGGAAGATCTCCGCCTTGTTGGGCGGGCTTGCCCGCTGGCAGAAGTTTCTTGCAAGTAAGGCGGAGGGACTGAGTCCCGAGGCACGGCGAGGGCTCTGGGCGGAGTTGCATTTCTTGGGATGCGAACTGGTCCCTGCCTGTGGACCTGAGCGATCGGTTGCGGCATGGCAAGGTCCGACGGGAGCCGCGCAAGACTTCTTGATTGGCGGTGGAGCCATTGAGATCAAGGCGACCTCCGGCAAGCCGCCCTTCGTGGTCACTGTGTCCAGCGAGCGTCAGTTGGACTCGCAGGGACTTTCGCGTCTCTTCCTCCGGCACTACGCTTTGGCCGAGCGCGAAGGTGCGGGAGAGCCGTTGCCCGTGACGGTTGCCAAGCTGCGGGCGCTGCTTGCTGGAACCGCCGCTGCCGAACTTTTCGAGGATAGGTTGTTGCAGGCAGGATACTTGGACGTTCACGCGCCACTCTACGAAACAACGGGCTGGATTGCTCGCGGATGCAGCGACTTCGCGGTGAAAAAGGGCTTCCCCCGGATTGTTGAAAAGGATCTGCCTCCCGGCGTCGGGTCCCTTCGCTATGCCCTCGCCCTTGCTGCCTGTGAACCATACGCGGTCACCGCCGAAGTTTTGCGCCGGGCAATCAAGTCTCCCCCCCTGCCGAAGCACCACAAATGA